Proteins found in one Arachis stenosperma cultivar V10309 chromosome 8, arast.V10309.gnm1.PFL2, whole genome shotgun sequence genomic segment:
- the LOC130945234 gene encoding protein TIC 22, chloroplastic-like — protein MESSVPCGHSNPLLSFSNFIHQNCHRLGAELATRFNNTNKRFAGTLDLPPTPPFLSLLASITQPKHALAAAATLSSQQVAKSLAGTKLFTVSNSNNEFVLISDAEGAKSIGLLCFRQEDAEAFLAQVRSRRRELRGKPRVVPINLDQVYMLKVEGIAFRFLPDPIQIKNAIEVSICFNSWKFDGVPVFQSDLFVKKKNKRYCPVYFSKEDVEHELSKVSRASRGVGVSQNIMVGSLEDVLKKMEMSERNSGWEDLIFIPPGKSHRNTYKKLRLDLQVAKLS, from the exons GGCGCCGAGCTCGCCACTcgtttcaacaacaccaataaGCGCTTCGCCGGAACCCTAGATCTTCCTCCTACGCCTCCTTTTCTTTCCCTATTGGCGTCAATCACTCAACCCAAACACGCCCTCGCCGCTGCCGCTACTCTCAGCTCCCAGCAGGTGGCCAAGTCCCTCGCCGGCACCAAACTCTTCACCGTCAGCAATTCCAACAATGAGTTCGTTCTCATCTCCGATGCTGAAGGAGCTAAGTCTATTGGATTGCTCTGCTTTCGCCAAGAGGACGCTGAAGCCTTTCTTGCTCAG GTTCGATCACGGAGAAGAGAACTTCGAGGCAAACCTAGGGTTGTTCCCATAAATCTGGACCAG GTATATATGCTGAAGGTTGAAGGCATTGCATTCCGATTTTTACCTGATCCAATTCAAATAAAGAATGCCATAGAGGTTAGCATCTGTTTTAATTCCT GGAAGTTTGATGGAGTCCCTGTTTTTCAG TCAGACCTTtttgtgaagaagaagaataagcgTTACTGCCCTGTATATTTCTCAAAG GAAGATGTTGAGCATGAACTATCCAAGGTTTCTAGGGCATCTAGAGGAGTTGGAGTTTCTCAGAATATAATG GTTGGTAGCTTGGAAGATGTACTGAAAAAAATGGAG ATGAGCGAAAGGAATTCAGGATGggaagatttaatttttattccaCCAGGAAAAAGCCATCGCAACacatacaagaaattgaggcTTGATTTACAGGTTGCAAAGTTGAGCTAA
- the LOC130944083 gene encoding LOW QUALITY PROTEIN: UDP-glucuronate:xylan alpha-glucuronosyltransferase 2-like (The sequence of the model RefSeq protein was modified relative to this genomic sequence to represent the inferred CDS: inserted 1 base in 1 codon), which translates to MVKTIPSKAKVSIINLVFLAVFLVVYGTLLLRPSSSLYFENAASLVRCSLRECRHKVEKSFKMKAVLEEPQRERSSKKNNATNKIELPSFFGDIGKGMKIGLVNMDEEDVNEFNLHGEMIPVYFEKVSQSFNWTDLFPEWIDEEEESDVASCPEIPMPEYAEYGSMDVIVAKLPCKYPEKGWXRDVFRLQVHLIAANLAAKKGKRDWRWKKTTRVVLWSKCRPMMELFPCDQLERREGEWWYYKADVKKLEEKVLLPVGSCNLALPLWEQGIDEVYDVSKIQRSVKSRSRNNREAYATVLHSSEAYVCGAITLAQSLIQTGTKRDLVLLIDNSISAPKRRALASAGWKIRIITRIRNPRAEKGTYNEYNYSKFRLWQLTDYDKIIFIDSDIIVLRNLDILFHFPQISATGNDQTIFNSGIMVIEPSNCTFATLMSLRDGIVSYNGGDQGFLNEVFVWWHRLPRRVNFLKNFWSNSTLERRVKNGLIGSETAEVYAVHYLGWKPWQCYRDYDCNWDVEEQLVYASDVAHRRWWKVHDAMDEEMQRMCRLTKRRRTELNWERRKARKKGLVNGHWKINITDPRRFGSLLIH; encoded by the exons ATGGTAAAGACAATTCCATCTAAAGCGAAGGTAAGCATAATCAATTTGGTGTTCTTAGCCGTCTTTCTGGTTGTTTATGGAACCCTTCTTCTCCGGCCATCTTCTTCTCTCTATTTCGAGAATGCAGCCTCCCTTGTAAGATGCTCCCTCCGTGAATGTCGACACAAG GTAGAAAAGAGCTTCAAAATGAAAGCAGTGTTAGAGGAACCTCAACGAGAGAGATCATCAAAGAAGAACAATGCAACTAATAAGATAGAGTTACCTAGCTTCTTTGGTGATATAGGGAAAGGAATGAAGATAGGACTGGTCAACATGGATGAAGAAGATGTAAATGAGTTCAACCTGCATGGAGAAATGATACCAGTTTATTTTGAGAAGGTATCACAGTCTTTCAACTGGACAGACTTGTTTCCCGAATGGATagacgaggaagaagagagtgaCGTGGCGTCATGCCCGGAGATACCTATGCCGGAGTATGCAGAATATGGGAGCATGGACGTCATAGTGGCCAAGCTGCCATGCAAGTACCCTGAAAAGGGGT GTAGGGACGTTTTCCGGTTGCAGGTTCATCTAATAGCAGCGAATCTGGCGGCAAAGAAGGGGAAGAGGGATTGGAGATGGAAGAAGACAACGAGGGTGGTTCTGTGGAGCAAGTGTAGGCCAATGATGGAGCTATTCCCATGCGACCAATTGGAGAGGAGGGAAGGTGAGTGGTGGTATTACAAAGCGGACGTGAAGAAGTTGGAGGAGAAGGTTTTGTTGCCTGTTGGGTCCTGCAACTTGGCTTTGCCTCTTTGGGAACAAG GTATCGATGAGGTTTACGACGTGTCCAAGATCCAAAGAAGTGTGAAATCCAGATCAAGAAACAACCGCGAGGCCTACGCCACCGTGCTCCATTCCTCCGAAGCCTACGTTTGCGGCGCCATAACTCTCGCACAGAGCCTCATCCAAACGGGAACCAAACGCGACCTTGTTCTCCTCATCGACAACTCAATCTCCGCCCCGAAACGCCGAGCCCTCGCCTCCGCAGGCTGGAAGATTCGAATCATAACACGAATCCGAAACCCTAGGGCCGAGAAAGGAACCTACAACGAGTACAACTACAGCAAGTTTCGCCTATGGCAGCTCACGGACTACGACAAAATCATCTTCATCGACTCCGATATCATCGTGCTCCGGAACCTGGACATACTCTTCCACTTCCCTCAGATCTCGGCCACGGGGAACGACCAGACGATATTCAACTCGGGGATCATGGTGATCGAGCCTTCGAACTGCACGTTCGCGACGTTGATGAGCCTCCGAGACGGCATCGTTTCGTACAACGGAGGTGACCAAGGGTTCCTGAACGAGGTTTTCGTGTGGTGGCACAGGTTACCGAGGAGGGTGAACTTCTTGAAGAACTTCTGGTCGAATTCGACGCTGGAGAGGAGGGTGAAGAACGGTTTGATCGGTTCGGAGACGGCGGAGGTGTACGCCGTACACTACTTAGGGTGGAAGCCGTGGCAGTGTTACAGGGACTATGATTGCAACTGGGACGTGGAGGAGCAACTGGTGTACGCGAGTGACGTGGCGCACAGGAGGTGGTGGAAGGTGCACGACGCCATGGATGAAGAGATGCAGAGGATGTGCAGGCTCACGAAACGGCGTCGTACTGAGCTCAATTGGGAAAGAAGGAAAGCGAGGAAAAAGGGTTTAGTGAATGGGCATTGGAAGATCAATATTACGGATCCTAGACGATTTGGCTCTCTTTTGATTCATTAG
- the LOC130945319 gene encoding uncharacterized protein LOC130945319 — translation MADFLVEVTGDPGEDMGTRWKLHVDGASNQTFGGAGIILESPNGVVYEQSVRFEFPISNNQAEYEALIGGLTLATEVGAKRLEVCSDSQVVTSQVNGSYQAKDPLLQKYLEKVKSLSQKFDEVTVQHVPRERNTRADLLSKLASTKPGEGNRSLIQGMTREPAIALHITTLSPSWLDPITNYLEHGQIPGDEKDAVKLRREAAKYAVIQGQLFRKGLSQPLLKCLHPDQTDYVLREVHEGCCGHHIGGKTLARKLIRAGYYWPSMMADSKEFVKKYIKCQQNANFAKAPANELSLLTTSRPFAQWGIDLLGPFPVGPGQVITRFGIPEVVISDNGTQFADKKFTEFLNGLGIRQRFSSVEHPRTNGQVESANKVILSGLKKRLDNKKGAWADELASVLWSYRTTEQSSTKETPFRLTYGVDAVIPVEIGEPSPRLLLKGVEETVEKDLIEEAREMAHLTETALKQRVALRYNTKVLKREFGANDLVLRRNDIGLPTPGEGKLAANWEGPYRIKKVMGKGAFKLERLDGKEVPRTWNADNLRRFYS, via the exons ATGGCGGATTTTTTGGTTGAAGTAACAGGAGACCCAGGCGAAGACATGggtacacggtggaagctccatgtggacggagcctccaaccagacctTCGGAGGAGCCGGGATCATCCTAGAAAGTCCAAACGGGGTCGTATACGAACAATCGGTCAGATTCGAGTTCCCcatctcgaacaaccaagcagaatacgaagccctcataGGAGGCTTGACCCTAGCAACAGAGGTCGGCGCAAAAAGGCTGGAAGTATGCAGCGATTCCCAAGTCGTCACTTCCCAAGTAAACGGCAGCTATCAAGCCAAGGACCCCTTGTTgcagaagtacttggaaaaggtcaaaagcttgagccaaaagTTCGACGAGGTCACGGTCCAGCATGTACCCAGAGAAAGAAACACACGAGCAGACCTCCtatcaaaattagccagcacgaAGCCAGGGGAGGGAAAccggtctctcatccaaggcatgACAAGGGAACCTGCAATTGCACTACACATAACAACCCTAAGTCCTtcatggctagaccccatcaccaACTACCTAGAACACGGCCAAATCCCTGGTGACGAAAAGGATGCGGTGAAATTAAGGAGAGAAGCGGCCAAATACGCCGTCATCCAAGGACAGCTGTTCAGAAAAGGGCTCAGCCAGCCCCTACTGAAGTGCCTACACCCCGACCAAACGGACtacgtcctcagggaagtccaCGAGGGCTGCTGTGGGCACCACATCGGAGGAAAAACCCTAGCAAGGAAGTTGATCCGAGCTGGGTACTACTGGCCGTCGATGATGGCAGATTCCAAAGAGTTTGTCAAAAAGTACATAAAGTGCCAacagaacgccaactttgccaAGGCACCGGCAAACGAGTTGAGCTTGCTGACGACCTCCCGGCCATTCGCTCAGTGGGGAATCGACCTCTTAGGGCCCTTTCCTGTCGGCCCTGGGCAG gtgataacaCGGTTCGGGATACCAGAagtcgtcatctcggacaacggcACACAATTTgctgacaaaaagttcacagAATTTCTCAACGGCCTAGGTATAAGGCAAAGGTTCtcctcggtagaacaccctcgGACGAACGGACAAGTGGAGTCCGCCAACAAGGTTATCCTCTCAGGgctaaagaagaggttggacaacaaaaagggtgcttgggccgacgagctAGCATCGGTCCTCTGGTCTTATCGAACAACCGAGCAATCCTCCACCAAGGAAACCCCTTTCCGACTAACGTACGGGGTGGATGCAGTAatacccgtggagatcggtgaACCAAGCCCGCGATTGCTTTTGAAGGGAGTAGAGGAAACTGTAGAAAAGGACCTGATAGAGGAAGCCCGAGAAATGGCCCACTTGACAGAAACGGCGCTAAAACAAAGAGTGGCGCTCCGCTACAACACTAAAGTGCTCAAGAGGGAATTCGGGGCAAACGACCTCGTCCTGAGGCGAAATGATATCGGCCTGCCGACCCCAGGAGAAGGCAAGCTAGCGGCCAACTGGGAAGGCCCATATAGAATCAAGAAAGTGATGGGAAAAGGGGCCTTTAAGTTAGAAAGGCTCGATGGCAAGGAGGTCCCGAGAACATGGAACGCGGACAACCTTagaagattctactcctag